From the genome of Fibrobacter sp.:
GGTACTGTAATTCCGGGCATTTCCGCTGTACCTGATGCTCACAACGAAGGTGGTAACAACCATCAGGGCTTTGCTGAATTCAAGGGCAAGTGGTACGCTGTTTATCATGACCGTCGCTTGGTCACTGCTGACGAACATCCGGGTTCCTGTACCCAGGCAGGCGTCTGCACCAACAGCCCCAACAAGGAAAACCATCGTAGCGTTTCTATCGATGAACTCACTTGGAACGGCGACAAGATGAACAAGCTTTCCTTCACCCGTGAAGGTCCTAAGCAGATCAAGAACTTTGACCCGTACAGAACTTACAAGGCTTTGACCAGCTCCAAGCAGCGCAACGTTCGTAGCCGTACCGACTGGACCAAGGGTCAGGCTGTTAAGCATGTGCTTACTCCGCTTGGCACCAAGGAATCCTGGATTCGCGTGACTGGCGTTGACTTCGGCAATGGTGCAGAAAATGTTCGTATCAAGGCTGCTAACGTTGGCGATGGCAACAAGATTGAAATCCGTAAGGGTAGCGTTACCGGTACTTTGGCTGGTACTTGCGAACTTGCAAAGACCAGCGGTTGGCAGGCCTATACTGACAACGATTGCGAATTGAAGGGCTTGTCCGGTGTTGTTGACCAGTTGTTCTTCGTGTTCAAGGGCTCCAAGGACTCCACCATGGGTATTCTCGAATGGGAATTCCAGGGCACCAAGCGTGAACCGGAACCTCAGACTCCGTTTGGCGGCAAGGCAACTCCGATTCCGGGTAAGCTGGAAATGGAAAACTTTGACGAACCGGGCTACGGCGCAGGTAACGATTCCTACTACGAAAACGATGAAGAAGACCATGGCGAAACCGAATACCGTAAGGGTACAGGCGTAGATATCTACAAGAAGGCTACCGGTTACATCGTTGGCTACAACCAGAAGGGTGAATGGCTTGAATACACAGTGAATGTTGCCAAGGATGGCGACTACACTATGTACGCCGCAGTTGCTTCTGCAAACGAAACTTCCGGCTTCCAGCTCTCCGTTGACGGCAAGGCTCTTACCGATACCATCATGGTTCCGAAGGCTGCATCTGGTGAAGAAAACTACGATGACTATAACAAGGTCAAGAGAAACATTTCTCTCACTGCTGGCTCTCATATCATCCGCTTCACCGTAACTGGCGACTGGATGGACATTGACTACATCAACTTCCTCGAAGGCAAGGACGCTCCGGATACCGAACCTATTCCTGGCAAGGAAGAAGAAAATCCTGACATGGCTATCGGATCTGTGCAGTTCAATGTGACTTCTGCTGCAGAATACAATGTCTTCGATCTCCAGGGCCACCTGAAGGGCACTGTAAGCCTCACCGGCAAGAATGCGGTTCAGGTTCTGAATGCAGCTGGCTTTGCCAAGGGCGTGTACATGCTCAAGCAGGTTAGCGGCTCCAAGAAGATGCTGGTGAACTCTGCCAAGTAATCTTGTTGGATGGTCGCCCGCGCGGCGATAATACATTCGCCTGGTCGGGACCTTCTAGCTAACGAAAATTAAAAGACCTCCCGATGTTCGGGAGGTTCTTTTGTGCTTTCTAAATCGTCATCCTGGAGCCTCGTTGAGGCGGTAGGATCAAAAAAGAAAAACTCAGCATTTCTGCTGAGTTTTTCTTCTGCGGTCGGACAGACTTGAACTGTCATGGGATCGCTCCCACTAGCACCTCAAGCTAGCGTGTCTACCAATTCCACCACGACCGCGAGGTCCTTAACGGAACGGCACAAAGAT
Proteins encoded in this window:
- a CDS encoding carbohydrate-binding protein codes for the protein MNMNFKKALPRAVGATLVAGLATFGLADNPLSTYHYLADPSAASDGDTFYVLTDVDDHSPQENYNYDIVGLNAFSSEDMKNWTDHGMIFRSKREFGDYPNNTWASGIAVHKGRIYIVYPNGASGVGMITADNIAGPYRDPVKETHGVNYIAAHYGSSVIGGCDNIAHCFDPGIFIEEDGTGYVVFGGGENNQRPYGNNLDIIKFTDNNGKITVDKNSLTRINAPGSFEAPYIHKKDNTYYLSFNTLPQVIDYSMSSKIMGPYNFVGTVIPGISAVPDAHNEGGNNHQGFAEFKGKWYAVYHDRRLVTADEHPGSCTQAGVCTNSPNKENHRSVSIDELTWNGDKMNKLSFTREGPKQIKNFDPYRTYKALTSSKQRNVRSRTDWTKGQAVKHVLTPLGTKESWIRVTGVDFGNGAENVRIKAANVGDGNKIEIRKGSVTGTLAGTCELAKTSGWQAYTDNDCELKGLSGVVDQLFFVFKGSKDSTMGILEWEFQGTKREPEPQTPFGGKATPIPGKLEMENFDEPGYGAGNDSYYENDEEDHGETEYRKGTGVDIYKKATGYIVGYNQKGEWLEYTVNVAKDGDYTMYAAVASANETSGFQLSVDGKALTDTIMVPKAASGEENYDDYNKVKRNISLTAGSHIIRFTVTGDWMDIDYINFLEGKDAPDTEPIPGKEEENPDMAIGSVQFNVTSAAEYNVFDLQGHLKGTVSLTGKNAVQVLNAAGFAKGVYMLKQVSGSKKMLVNSAK